A genomic segment from Geitlerinema sp. PCC 7407 encodes:
- a CDS encoding Rrf2 family transcriptional regulator: MELSSKVEYALIALMELSKGSDRGEPVQVKQIAARQGIPDRYLEQIFAALRHAGLIQSQRGNKGGYLLAREAWQLALIEILDALEDHGHNKSRQDIEPGDRAIVREIWQQAHHEAREVLRRHTLQDLCSQRDIRQRLSDMYYI; this comes from the coding sequence ATGGAACTCTCTTCAAAGGTCGAATATGCGCTGATCGCGCTGATGGAGCTATCAAAAGGCAGCGATCGCGGTGAACCAGTACAAGTCAAGCAAATTGCTGCTCGCCAAGGAATTCCCGATCGCTATCTAGAGCAAATCTTTGCGGCGCTGCGTCACGCAGGCCTGATTCAGAGTCAGCGCGGCAATAAAGGGGGATACCTACTGGCGCGGGAAGCATGGCAGCTCGCTTTGATCGAGATCCTAGATGCACTAGAAGATCATGGACATAATAAGAGCAGACAAGACATAGAGCCAGGCGATCGCGCCATCGTACGAGAGATATGGCAGCAGGCCCACCATGAAGCTCGGGAGGTGCTGCGCCGTCATACCCTCCAGGATCTCTGTAGCCAGCGAGATATTCGGCAGCGCCTAAGTGATATGTACTATATCTAG
- a CDS encoding helicase, protein MEDNFLVQASTWGRIFEIAVQRGVIAQLIYQKLLSPAHPALEPWHTGRVSDVTKGALKALSVTDDNVRDWLESGVRHLLIFGYGLGWTTMRECLKHDAPKNPKLEALWCPLTLPGKEDKFEEEQEKTAIAFHQAFQLSGPPDAVTQKGSPGKADFLLWLKSDATDRRRSKRSKDFLLCLEFSYNAPAKLADFKTEAPHCAEVNRYARYLDSRGVFARVCAEVEGETLTLSHKLADHLVAFSGSDKPLYKLCQAASYTEKLVRQLSAMGRFSQGCNVRAIAVTSNGLESLAAHFNGQKPEPDPRARLMTTLGQAYRKARSLSDDAPDALKQEIQLVFRKLLGSLPTELKNQVKPLLKSPDPGQLLHFNFQEQIGDFSNPTQLFSVEDVISGVQLSDEFIELLGNAPEANLRQALISRQDSQEQVTLRDAHAAAVVAGLKAAQPGRLNVLALEGNPGIGKTTAVTQFLAQQEGYCFLYVSPRVVINRDVTNKLARDKGRPTGILTMTSNAKLIDAAPEWYDQQSAQSGQKSRRVDSAVVVDGISNLVYPTCNTIFVSPEDEQNIDTSIVTSRRYKRSRNEREDSVQSQIRPGVLRTLATSARKLLEHNPAINRIVMTAAIQGYRGVQNRTTIDALSNLFTKKANLQEGKRERQIFAQKIPTIIAMVDEVAGDGAGALFCHRLAEWLHQQFLEPFEGEPCPFRVVLIISDASLSNEVVLNSYLNSGERAPDKVLISPTQGNSAFRVTGTRMKVGPGRHPVLHVMTNSYPASQLKVDYSVRLAPITPGLTSDGLPQSIRQAIRDQSAEKLLNNARIEIERGLANGAEQLIFFAQDKAFLRQLCQNLTLGDRPVLAPEKVKVIDQSVPEAERLKLVQEPQRDQVRVFLMTSSGARGVSFPKTDWIIASIPRFNIEAALMEVAQLIYRGRGSYTDATTGEPVPGDNKSRQLVMLINDFVIDEGTDDRDRRWLRQASDLLTLLLMLRSTIHTRIKGDAGLRRQRIAFVPVGFVGDEELLSLMSGDLRDFLREAQVFICDAQHPDDKALVAKAAQLTERLFGHFNLRGMSPERGAISYVDYGTTERLAKALTRPASRLLALSTPTEMETLVIPEKVTCIGPFWMEDWKGRNSEEKFSFETWRKGVKEGSSSLLEIFQRIKKNKALPSKLRRPAQELYRLLIREKDAATREYSTLQDTRTDNLVIALPLDYPHFWQKSLEDGIRQQEVEDPNTWRDALGRALASQGTVMPVVAKYQDFPWAAVVGQRTMSQLDLIFDNRYFMASSEMNLLNTLLLEDD, encoded by the coding sequence ATGGAAGATAACTTCCTTGTGCAAGCGTCCACTTGGGGGCGAATCTTTGAAATTGCTGTACAGCGGGGAGTAATTGCCCAACTGATTTATCAGAAACTTCTGTCTCCGGCCCATCCTGCCTTGGAGCCCTGGCATACTGGCCGAGTCTCTGATGTCACCAAAGGAGCTTTGAAAGCTCTATCGGTTACGGATGACAATGTCAGAGACTGGCTGGAATCCGGAGTCCGCCATCTATTGATATTTGGCTATGGATTGGGCTGGACGACGATGCGGGAGTGCTTGAAGCACGATGCCCCGAAAAACCCTAAGCTTGAAGCCCTTTGGTGCCCTCTGACTTTACCGGGTAAGGAAGATAAGTTTGAAGAGGAACAGGAAAAAACTGCGATCGCATTCCACCAAGCCTTTCAGCTTTCCGGACCCCCGGATGCAGTTACCCAAAAGGGCAGTCCGGGCAAAGCTGACTTTCTGTTGTGGCTTAAGTCAGATGCCACTGATCGGCGACGCAGTAAACGGTCCAAAGATTTTTTGCTGTGTCTAGAGTTTTCCTACAACGCCCCGGCAAAACTAGCTGACTTCAAGACTGAAGCCCCTCACTGCGCTGAGGTCAATCGCTACGCCCGATATCTCGATTCCCGCGGAGTCTTTGCACGAGTGTGCGCCGAAGTGGAAGGCGAAACATTGACCCTGAGCCATAAACTGGCTGATCACTTAGTGGCTTTTAGTGGCTCTGACAAACCACTTTATAAACTCTGTCAAGCTGCCTCCTACACAGAGAAGCTAGTACGCCAACTGTCAGCAATGGGACGATTTTCCCAGGGATGTAATGTTCGAGCGATCGCGGTTACCTCCAACGGTTTAGAAAGCCTAGCGGCTCACTTCAACGGCCAGAAGCCTGAACCAGATCCGCGAGCCCGGTTGATGACTACTTTGGGTCAAGCCTATCGGAAGGCTCGGAGCCTCTCCGATGATGCCCCGGATGCTTTGAAGCAGGAGATCCAGCTGGTCTTTCGGAAACTGCTTGGATCCTTGCCGACTGAGTTGAAAAACCAGGTCAAACCTCTTCTTAAAAGCCCAGATCCAGGCCAGCTGCTACATTTCAATTTTCAGGAACAGATTGGAGACTTCTCGAATCCCACGCAGCTTTTTTCGGTAGAAGATGTTATCTCAGGAGTACAGCTAAGCGATGAGTTCATCGAATTACTTGGCAACGCCCCTGAAGCTAATCTACGTCAGGCTCTTATTTCGCGACAGGATTCACAAGAACAGGTGACCTTGCGAGATGCTCACGCCGCCGCTGTGGTGGCAGGCTTGAAAGCGGCTCAGCCCGGTCGCCTCAATGTGCTTGCCCTAGAAGGTAACCCCGGTATTGGTAAGACGACGGCAGTCACTCAATTTCTGGCTCAACAGGAGGGTTACTGCTTTCTCTATGTCAGCCCTCGAGTTGTGATTAACCGAGATGTTACCAACAAGTTGGCGCGAGACAAAGGCAGACCCACCGGCATTTTGACCATGACATCTAATGCCAAACTAATTGATGCGGCTCCTGAATGGTATGACCAACAATCAGCCCAGTCTGGACAGAAATCGCGTCGGGTTGACAGTGCGGTGGTGGTTGATGGTATCTCAAACTTGGTTTATCCCACCTGCAACACTATCTTTGTATCACCCGAAGATGAACAAAACATTGATACCAGTATTGTCACCTCCCGTCGATACAAGCGCTCCCGCAATGAACGGGAAGATAGCGTTCAGTCCCAAATTCGACCAGGGGTTTTGAGAACTTTAGCAACCTCCGCTCGTAAGCTGTTGGAACATAATCCAGCCATTAACCGAATTGTGATGACAGCGGCGATTCAGGGCTATCGTGGTGTTCAAAACCGGACAACGATTGATGCTCTCAGCAATCTCTTTACTAAAAAGGCCAATCTCCAGGAGGGTAAGCGAGAACGGCAAATCTTCGCCCAAAAGATTCCCACTATTATTGCCATGGTCGATGAGGTGGCTGGCGATGGCGCAGGGGCTCTATTTTGTCATCGGTTAGCCGAATGGCTCCATCAGCAATTTCTTGAGCCGTTTGAAGGAGAGCCTTGTCCGTTTCGAGTAGTGCTTATTATTTCAGATGCCTCTCTCAGCAATGAGGTGGTATTGAACAGCTACTTGAATTCAGGTGAACGGGCTCCAGACAAAGTTCTCATCAGCCCTACTCAGGGCAATTCAGCTTTTCGCGTTACTGGCACTCGGATGAAAGTAGGGCCAGGGAGACATCCGGTGCTGCATGTTATGACGAATAGCTACCCAGCATCTCAGCTCAAAGTTGACTACAGTGTTCGACTGGCTCCTATCACTCCTGGCTTAACCAGCGATGGATTACCCCAATCCATTCGACAAGCGATACGAGATCAATCAGCGGAAAAGCTGCTGAACAATGCTCGGATAGAAATTGAGCGAGGTTTGGCTAATGGAGCAGAACAACTCATCTTTTTTGCTCAAGATAAAGCTTTTTTGCGACAGCTCTGCCAAAACTTGACTTTGGGAGATCGGCCTGTACTTGCTCCTGAAAAAGTCAAAGTGATCGACCAGAGTGTTCCTGAAGCAGAGCGATTAAAGTTGGTTCAAGAACCTCAGCGAGATCAGGTGCGTGTCTTCCTAATGACCTCTTCTGGAGCAAGAGGTGTTTCCTTCCCCAAAACGGATTGGATTATCGCATCTATTCCTCGCTTCAACATTGAAGCAGCTTTGATGGAGGTTGCCCAACTCATTTATCGGGGTCGGGGTTCGTATACCGATGCAACGACGGGCGAGCCAGTTCCTGGAGATAATAAGTCCAGGCAACTGGTCATGCTGATCAATGATTTTGTTATCGATGAGGGGACTGATGATAGGGACCGCCGCTGGTTACGCCAAGCCAGCGACCTTTTGACGCTGCTGCTCATGTTGCGGTCTACGATTCACACTCGCATCAAGGGAGATGCCGGTCTCAGACGTCAGCGAATAGCCTTTGTCCCAGTTGGCTTTGTCGGTGATGAAGAACTGCTCAGCTTGATGTCTGGCGACCTGCGTGATTTTTTGCGAGAAGCTCAAGTATTTATTTGTGACGCCCAGCACCCAGACGATAAAGCCTTGGTTGCGAAAGCTGCTCAGCTGACAGAGCGCCTCTTTGGCCACTTTAATCTCCGAGGCATGTCGCCTGAGAGAGGTGCGATCTCCTACGTAGACTATGGCACTACTGAAAGATTAGCAAAGGCGCTTACTCGGCCTGCCAGTCGTTTGTTGGCTCTATCTACTCCAACAGAAATGGAGACATTGGTCATTCCAGAAAAAGTAACGTGTATTGGTCCCTTTTGGATGGAAGACTGGAAGGGTCGTAATTCTGAAGAGAAGTTTAGTTTCGAAACCTGGCGAAAAGGAGTAAAAGAAGGCAGTAGTAGTTTGCTTGAGATTTTTCAGAGAATAAAGAAGAATAAAGCTTTGCCATCTAAGCTTAGACGTCCAGCACAAGAGTTATACCGATTGCTTATCCGTGAAAAGGATGCCGCTACGCGAGAATATTCTACTTTGCAAGATACTCGCACAGATAATCTTGTGATTGCCCTGCCTCTGGACTATCCTCACTTTTGGCAAAAGAGTCTAGAGGACGGAATCAGACAACAAGAAGTTGAGGATCCAAATACTTGGCGCGATGCTCTAGGACGTGCCCTGGCTTCCCAAGGAACGGTCATGCCGGTTGTTGCCAAGTACCAGGATTTTCCATGGGCAGCGGTTGTTGGACAACGAACGATGAGTCAGCTAGATCTCATTTTTGATAATCGCTATTTTATGGCGTCCAGTGAGATGAACTTGTTAAATACTCTTTTGCTGGAAGATGATTAA
- a CDS encoding Rieske 2Fe-2S domain-containing protein, with translation MSFILPGAPWLIAHRSMLGINRPYKLSLNGQDYVLWQNSQGEVFSLNNVCPHLQAPLSEGWVCQERNTITCPFHALEFDGQGRLHQAGKVGAQPLIAPLKLVIQGDCIWTYGGMDAKTPVSDLIERVSQDMTFVGVAGEKSIRGPFLHNLLINYDYNHQNGTHRELFGIKANRIPVFEKEGYWAKVVQEIDRNDPTFADICRNPVILSAPKTYTSTLEYAFPSLTTFKTRFALGEILQVHVLYPETETHTKAFVLVFAQLNYPVLKPLLKRSILSAVATVVEQDTRSIETSYPRQPAKIRLPNEEIMVHAEKLYREW, from the coding sequence ATGTCATTCATCCTTCCGGGCGCACCGTGGCTGATCGCTCATCGATCCATGCTGGGCATTAATCGACCCTACAAACTCTCTTTGAATGGCCAGGACTACGTCCTCTGGCAGAATTCTCAAGGGGAGGTCTTTTCCCTCAATAATGTATGTCCTCACCTGCAGGCTCCGCTGTCGGAGGGCTGGGTTTGTCAGGAGCGAAATACCATTACCTGTCCGTTTCATGCGCTGGAGTTTGATGGACAGGGACGGCTGCATCAAGCCGGAAAAGTGGGAGCGCAGCCGCTCATCGCTCCGCTGAAACTCGTGATTCAGGGGGATTGTATCTGGACGTACGGCGGCATGGATGCCAAAACTCCGGTTTCTGACTTGATTGAACGAGTGAGTCAGGACATGACCTTTGTCGGCGTTGCTGGAGAAAAAAGCATCCGGGGTCCCTTTCTGCATAATCTGCTGATCAATTACGATTACAACCATCAGAACGGGACTCACAGAGAGCTATTTGGCATCAAAGCCAATCGCATTCCTGTCTTTGAAAAGGAGGGTTACTGGGCAAAGGTTGTGCAGGAAATCGATCGCAATGATCCGACCTTTGCAGATATTTGTCGCAACCCGGTGATTCTTTCCGCACCCAAGACTTACACGAGCACATTAGAGTATGCGTTTCCATCTCTGACGACCTTTAAAACTCGCTTTGCATTGGGCGAAATTTTGCAGGTACACGTGCTGTATCCGGAAACCGAGACCCATACAAAAGCCTTCGTTTTGGTTTTTGCCCAATTGAATTATCCCGTATTGAAACCGCTGCTAAAACGATCGATATTGAGTGCGGTGGCAACGGTTGTGGAACAGGATACGCGATCGATCGAAACGTCTTATCCGCGCCAGCCTGCGAAGATTCGCTTACCCAACGAGGAGATCATGGTTCATGCGGAAAAACTCTACCGGGAATGGTGA
- a CDS encoding Crp/Fnr family transcriptional regulator, with amino-acid sequence MLLSLATTQGAIAPPVRTFARRSNLPLLPNQLWQIHSGVVRTLTWTEAGEVVTLGLWGPGDVLGIPLSSADPLQAECVTEVVARSLQPQDWPQVTDALLRHARQTEELLSMVRSGPVQATLIQVLNWLAQRFGNEHDHGRRIALRITHQELADLVGSTRVTVTKLLSTLERQGFIHRHQRQIVVRPDRTPFWHYEI; translated from the coding sequence ATGCTGCTTTCCCTCGCAACCACTCAAGGCGCGATCGCACCCCCCGTCCGCACTTTTGCTCGCCGCTCTAACCTGCCCCTCCTGCCCAATCAGCTCTGGCAGATTCACAGCGGAGTCGTCCGCACCCTCACCTGGACCGAAGCAGGCGAGGTCGTCACCCTTGGTCTTTGGGGGCCGGGAGACGTGTTGGGAATTCCTCTTTCGAGCGCCGATCCGCTCCAGGCCGAATGCGTAACAGAGGTGGTCGCTCGCTCGCTCCAGCCGCAGGATTGGCCCCAGGTGACCGACGCCCTGCTCCGCCACGCCCGCCAAACCGAGGAGCTGCTGAGCATGGTGCGATCGGGCCCTGTCCAAGCAACGCTGATCCAAGTGCTGAACTGGCTAGCCCAGCGCTTCGGCAACGAGCACGACCATGGCCGCCGCATCGCGCTCCGGATCACCCACCAAGAGCTGGCCGATCTAGTCGGCTCCACGCGCGTCACGGTCACGAAGCTACTCAGCACCCTCGAGCGCCAGGGTTTCATCCACCGACACCAGCGACAGATCGTCGTACGGCCCGATCGCACCCCCTTCTGGCACTACGAAATCTAG
- the chrA gene encoding chromate efflux transporter: MTSPHAPASLPFAKLPPAEQRQRLRDLAIVFLKLGAIAFGGPAAHTALIQDEVVTRRGWLTSEALLDLIGVTNLIPGPNSTELAIHIGYERGGWRGLAIAGVCFILPAALIVWVLAMVYVRYQSVPALGWLMYGIKPVIIAIIVQALGKLGRKAAKDWPTTLAGVAVMVAFFVQIDEILLLVLAGLAVMVIKNRRLPGSFSGLLWLPLPLAQMTASSEALAIAWHQVFWFFLKIGSVLYGGGYVLLAFLQRDLVERSQWLTSQQLLDAIAIGQVTPGPLFTTATFVGYVLAGHRGAIAATVGIFLPGFLLVGLVNPWVPKLRRSPWVSSFLDGVNAASLGLMATVTYTLGRAALVDGLTIALAILSTVLVFRFKINAVWLVLAGGLIGFLSQSF; this comes from the coding sequence ATGACGTCCCCGCATGCGCCTGCTTCACTTCCTTTTGCTAAGCTGCCGCCCGCCGAGCAGCGCCAGCGTTTGCGAGATCTGGCGATCGTGTTTCTCAAGCTAGGGGCGATCGCCTTTGGCGGGCCGGCGGCCCACACTGCCCTCATCCAGGATGAGGTCGTCACTCGCCGAGGGTGGCTGACCAGCGAAGCGCTGCTGGATCTGATCGGCGTCACGAACCTGATCCCAGGCCCTAACTCCACTGAGCTAGCGATTCACATCGGCTATGAGCGCGGCGGCTGGCGGGGACTGGCGATCGCCGGGGTGTGCTTCATCCTGCCAGCGGCCCTGATCGTGTGGGTTTTGGCGATGGTGTATGTCCGCTACCAGAGCGTGCCTGCCCTGGGCTGGCTAATGTACGGCATCAAGCCGGTGATTATCGCGATCATCGTGCAGGCTCTGGGGAAACTGGGGCGAAAGGCGGCCAAGGACTGGCCGACGACTCTGGCGGGCGTGGCTGTGATGGTGGCGTTTTTTGTCCAGATCGATGAGATTTTGCTGCTGGTGCTGGCGGGGTTGGCGGTCATGGTGATCAAAAATCGCCGGTTGCCGGGGAGCTTTTCGGGGCTGCTCTGGCTGCCGCTGCCCTTGGCCCAAATGACGGCGAGCAGCGAAGCTCTGGCGATCGCCTGGCACCAGGTGTTTTGGTTTTTTCTGAAAATCGGCTCGGTGCTCTACGGGGGTGGCTACGTGCTGCTGGCCTTTTTGCAGCGGGATTTGGTGGAGCGCTCCCAGTGGCTGACCTCCCAGCAGCTGCTAGACGCGATCGCCATTGGCCAGGTGACGCCGGGGCCGCTTTTTACAACGGCGACTTTTGTGGGGTATGTGCTGGCGGGCCACCGCGGGGCGATCGCGGCGACGGTGGGCATTTTTCTGCCGGGATTCCTGCTGGTGGGCCTGGTCAATCCCTGGGTGCCCAAACTGCGGCGATCGCCCTGGGTGAGCAGTTTTCTAGATGGCGTCAATGCCGCTTCATTGGGCCTGATGGCGACGGTGACCTACACCCTGGGCCGAGCGGCGCTGGTGGATGGCCTAACGATCGCCCTGGCAATCCTCAGCACCGTGCTGGTCTTTCGCTTCAAAATCAACGCGGTCTGGCTGGTATTGGCCGGTGGGCTGATCGGGTTTCTGAGCCAAAGCTTCTAG
- a CDS encoding TetR/AcrR family transcriptional regulator, with protein MVKPQPPSMPLRRQPKQQRSQKRVEQILRSAAEVFVEVGYEAATTHMIAARAKTAIGSLYQFFPDKLAVFHALEARHMENVTVLNQELLQSADLKRPFAEFVDRLVEAHVAYFQDPIPQVVYIQYFVAPQLFMLFDETFNRQLIEQYASFLRQWNPALPIEKSERLAETVHQCYNALLLQALRGEEHQRRSRYEELKALLVAYLAPHVEPKSMDEKATKVMKCHYCHSDRLSKNGHRYNRQRYLCKDCGKQFLERAD; from the coding sequence ATGGTCAAACCACAGCCGCCTTCTATGCCCCTGAGACGACAGCCCAAGCAGCAGCGCAGCCAAAAGCGGGTTGAGCAAATTTTGCGATCCGCAGCCGAGGTGTTTGTAGAGGTCGGCTACGAAGCCGCAACCACTCACATGATTGCTGCCAGGGCAAAAACGGCGATCGGCTCGCTTTACCAGTTTTTTCCCGATAAACTTGCCGTTTTTCACGCTTTAGAAGCCCGTCACATGGAAAACGTGACGGTCCTTAACCAGGAACTATTGCAGTCTGCGGATCTGAAGCGACCGTTTGCGGAGTTTGTCGATCGCCTGGTAGAAGCGCATGTTGCCTATTTCCAAGACCCGATTCCCCAGGTGGTCTACATTCAGTATTTTGTGGCGCCTCAGCTATTTATGCTGTTTGACGAGACGTTTAATCGTCAGTTGATTGAGCAATACGCGAGCTTCTTGCGACAGTGGAATCCAGCATTGCCCATCGAGAAGAGCGAGCGCCTCGCTGAAACGGTTCATCAGTGCTACAACGCCCTACTGCTGCAGGCGTTGAGGGGAGAGGAACATCAACGGCGATCGCGCTACGAAGAGCTCAAGGCTTTGCTAGTCGCCTATCTAGCCCCCCATGTAGAACCAAAGTCAATGGATGAAAAAGCAACAAAAGTAATGAAGTGTCATTACTGTCACTCTGACCGCTTGTCGAAGAACGGGCATCGCTACAACAGGCAACGCTATCTATGCAAGGACTGTGGCAAGCAGTTTTTAGAGCGCGCTGACTAG
- a CDS encoding sulfate ABC transporter substrate-binding protein, with protein MIDLLKPKPFQRFVTFFVFGAALSGAIAACSGPATPPEASASGSSSAAAPEKVQLTLVSYAVTQSAYEKIIPKFAAKWKAERGQEVEFNQSYGGSGSQTRAVIDGLEADVVALALALDTQKIEKAGLIEPGWETEAPNDSIVHSSVAALVTREGNPKNIKDWSDLSRDDVSVITANPKTSGGARWNFLALWGAITQNGGNETAALDYATRVIQNVPILPKDARESTDVFFKQGQGDVLINYENEVILANQKGENLPYVVPGVNISIDNPVAVVDKNVDKNGTREVAEAFVQFLFTPEAQREFAAVGFRPVDASVQQEVANKFPKIAKLYTVQDLGGWDKVQQQFFDDGALFDQIQAKQ; from the coding sequence GTGATTGATCTCCTGAAACCCAAACCCTTTCAGCGTTTCGTTACCTTTTTTGTGTTTGGCGCGGCCCTAAGCGGGGCGATCGCCGCCTGCTCCGGGCCAGCCACGCCCCCCGAAGCCTCCGCCAGCGGCAGCTCCTCAGCCGCCGCTCCCGAAAAAGTCCAGCTCACCCTGGTGTCCTACGCCGTCACCCAATCGGCCTACGAAAAAATCATTCCTAAGTTCGCGGCCAAGTGGAAAGCCGAGCGCGGCCAAGAGGTAGAGTTTAACCAAAGCTATGGCGGCTCCGGCTCCCAGACCCGCGCCGTGATCGACGGCCTCGAAGCCGACGTCGTCGCCCTAGCTCTGGCCCTCGACACCCAAAAAATCGAGAAAGCGGGCCTGATCGAGCCGGGCTGGGAAACAGAAGCTCCCAACGACTCCATTGTTCACTCGTCGGTCGCCGCCCTCGTCACCCGAGAAGGCAACCCCAAAAACATCAAAGACTGGTCGGATCTATCGCGCGATGACGTCAGCGTGATCACCGCCAACCCCAAGACCTCCGGCGGCGCCCGCTGGAACTTCCTGGCGCTCTGGGGCGCGATCACCCAAAACGGCGGCAACGAAACGGCAGCCCTCGACTACGCAACCCGCGTGATCCAAAACGTCCCCATCTTGCCGAAGGATGCTCGGGAATCCACCGATGTTTTCTTCAAGCAAGGTCAGGGTGATGTCTTGATTAACTACGAAAACGAAGTCATTTTGGCCAATCAAAAGGGCGAAAACCTGCCCTACGTGGTCCCTGGCGTCAATATCTCCATTGATAACCCCGTGGCTGTCGTGGATAAGAATGTCGATAAGAACGGCACGCGGGAAGTTGCCGAAGCCTTTGTGCAGTTCCTGTTTACCCCAGAGGCCCAGCGGGAGTTTGCGGCGGTAGGCTTCCGGCCCGTGGACGCCTCGGTGCAGCAAGAAGTCGCCAATAAGTTCCCCAAAATCGCCAAGCTCTACACGGTGCAGGATCTGGGGGGCTGGGACAAGGTACAGCAGCAGTTCTTTGATGATGGGGCGCTGTTTGACCAGATTCAGGCCAAGCAATAA
- a CDS encoding NIL domain-containing protein, which produces MVFPIVSRTQVRVQVHIPTDYRGEPILARLALRHGLTFNILAAALDPSSRPGIFDLELRGSVEQIRAGLEELRSLHLGIMGKANPDGDSWHY; this is translated from the coding sequence ATGGTTTTCCCAATCGTTTCTCGCACCCAAGTCCGCGTACAAGTGCACATTCCTACGGACTATCGAGGTGAGCCAATTCTCGCTCGTCTTGCCCTGCGCCATGGCCTCACGTTTAATATTCTGGCCGCAGCGCTTGACCCCTCATCCCGCCCTGGCATTTTTGATCTAGAGCTGCGGGGTAGCGTGGAGCAAATTCGGGCAGGACTGGAAGAATTGCGATCGCTCCATCTGGGCATCATGGGCAAGGCAAATCCCGACGGTGACAGCTGGCACTACTAA
- a CDS encoding lipid-A-disaccharide synthase, with protein MVAEKSAAMDVLILSNGPGEVTTWVRPVVRELRRQLGDDRDRLRISVILAPCNNASGQEAAIARRFPEVDRVQGAEHFFPFLLAGKTAESWDWRDRGVVLFLGGDQFFPVVIGKRLGYRIVIYGEWDARWPRWVDRFGVAREDIAARAPKAYRHKYQVIGNLMSDAAAVLRDQSESPLSPEAEWIGLLPGSKAAKLAQGVPLVLAIAEHLHRDRPQTRFVLPVAPTLSLPELARFADPQQNPIVKLIAGSSAQLILPPEGSGDRPRLRTENGLEVELWTTSPAYDVLANCRLCLTTVGANTAELGSLGVPMMVLLPTQQIDAMRSWDGLPGLLANLPGVGTLFAVLINRWFLRRSRLLAWPNILASEEIVPELLGELKAEEVAAKAAHYLSHPETLATMRDRLLQVWGQSGAVTKLVHIVAEELAQSTASG; from the coding sequence ATGGTGGCGGAGAAAAGCGCAGCAATGGACGTGCTGATTTTGTCGAATGGGCCAGGGGAAGTGACTACCTGGGTGCGGCCCGTGGTGCGAGAGCTGCGGCGACAGCTGGGAGACGATCGCGATCGCCTGCGCATTTCGGTGATTCTCGCTCCCTGCAACAACGCCAGTGGCCAAGAAGCCGCGATCGCCCGTCGCTTTCCCGAAGTCGATCGCGTCCAGGGAGCCGAGCACTTTTTTCCCTTTCTGCTGGCAGGCAAAACCGCCGAGAGCTGGGACTGGCGCGATCGCGGCGTTGTGCTGTTTTTGGGCGGCGACCAGTTCTTTCCGGTGGTGATTGGCAAGCGTCTGGGCTACCGCATCGTGATTTACGGCGAGTGGGATGCGCGCTGGCCTCGCTGGGTCGATCGCTTCGGCGTAGCTCGGGAAGACATCGCCGCCCGCGCGCCCAAAGCTTATCGCCACAAGTATCAGGTGATCGGCAACCTAATGAGTGACGCCGCAGCCGTCCTGCGTGATCAGTCCGAGTCTCCCCTTTCTCCAGAGGCTGAGTGGATCGGGCTGCTGCCGGGGTCCAAGGCAGCGAAGCTGGCCCAGGGCGTGCCGCTGGTGCTGGCGATCGCCGAGCATCTCCACCGCGATCGCCCTCAGACTCGCTTCGTGCTGCCGGTCGCCCCGACCCTCAGCCTGCCAGAGCTCGCCCGCTTCGCCGATCCTCAGCAAAACCCTATCGTGAAGCTCATTGCAGGCTCATCAGCCCAGCTCATCTTGCCGCCGGAGGGCAGCGGCGATCGCCCCCGACTGAGAACCGAAAACGGCCTGGAAGTCGAGCTGTGGACCACCTCCCCCGCCTACGATGTCTTGGCCAATTGTCGTCTTTGTCTGACCACCGTCGGCGCCAATACCGCAGAGCTCGGGTCCCTCGGCGTGCCAATGATGGTGCTGCTGCCCACCCAGCAGATCGACGCTATGCGCTCTTGGGATGGGCTACCGGGCCTGTTGGCGAATCTGCCAGGAGTCGGCACCCTCTTTGCCGTTTTGATCAATCGCTGGTTTCTGCGGCGATCGCGCCTGCTCGCCTGGCCCAATATCCTGGCCAGCGAAGAGATCGTGCCAGAACTCCTGGGAGAGCTCAAAGCCGAAGAAGTCGCGGCCAAAGCAGCGCACTATCTTTCGCACCCAGAAACCCTAGCCACCATGCGCGATCGGCTTCTCCAGGTGTGGGGTCAGTCCGGCGCCGTCACTAAGCTCGTGCACATTGTGGCCGAGGAGCTGGCGCAATCGACAGCATCAGGCTGA